A window of the Miscanthus floridulus cultivar M001 chromosome 14, ASM1932011v1, whole genome shotgun sequence genome harbors these coding sequences:
- the LOC136503792 gene encoding secreted RxLR effector protein 161-like, whose amino-acid sequence MEERLKLTKASTAAKVDATLYRSIIGGLRYQIHMRPDIAFIVGYVSRFMEDPREDYWAAVKRLLRYIKGTVDQWIVFPKTGESRLQLTVFSDADMAGDIDGRRSTSGVLFFLGSSPISWLSLKQKVVALSTCEAEYVEVATAACQVVWLCRLLGELTSVEAHPPALMVDNQPAIALAKNPNLEKCSIRKLWRI is encoded by the exons atggaggagcggctgaagctaacgaaggccagcaccgcggcaaaggtggatgcaacactctaccggagtatCATTGGCGGTCTACGCTACCAAATCCACATgaggccagacattgcgttcatcgtgggctatgtcagtcgtttcatggaggatcccagagaggattaCTGGGCTGCAGTAAAGCGGCTACTacgctacatcaaggggacggtggatcaatggatcgtcttccccaagaccggcgaAAGTAggttgcagctcactgtgttcagcgatgcagacatggcgggggacattgacggacgacggagcacctctggcgtgctcttCTTCCTCGGGTCTTCTCCAATATCATGGCTGTcgttgaaacagaaggtggtggcgctatctacatgtgaggcagagtacgtagaggtggccacagcggcgtgccaagttgtgtggctgtgcCGGCTACTGGGCGAGCTGACTAGCgtagaagctcacccaccagcactgatggtggacaaccagcccgccatcgccctcgcgaagaatccg aatttggaaaagtgttctataagaaagttgtggaggatttga